One Phycisphaera mikurensis NBRC 102666 DNA window includes the following coding sequences:
- a CDS encoding glycosyltransferase family 4 protein, with protein sequence MRICFLSRRYFPTVSGMAVYADNMVRQLVARGHGVTMLSQYYGGASAGVYGGGEPPAIPGAEVVGFESTHEQERGDFEADMAVMTAEVERRHAQRPFDLVHAQYGYPTGFAALRVARKLGLPAVVSIQGGDGHWVGECCATHRVAMRRVCTQSDAVIIGSDGFARTVADRLDVPRSGFTVVPGAVDTDRFHPRPGRAPGAASSPVRLLYHGRVDRRKGVIELLDAFDRLRADGRNVVLRVSGIGPDQEEVAARCAGTPGATATGAAAYAQAPAVYREADLFVSPTHAEGFSNTILEAMATGLPIVSCETTGVVDCLKDGRDSLLVPVSDVPALAAAIGRLLDDAPLRERLAAAALGRVRENFAWPVIAGAIERVYEAVLASPPRDAFDELEGEPEPCVYRAKPHLL encoded by the coding sequence ATGAGGATCTGCTTCCTCTCCCGCCGCTACTTCCCCACGGTCAGCGGCATGGCGGTGTACGCCGACAACATGGTCCGCCAGCTGGTCGCGCGCGGCCACGGAGTCACCATGCTCAGCCAGTACTACGGCGGCGCGAGCGCCGGCGTCTACGGCGGCGGCGAGCCCCCCGCGATCCCGGGCGCCGAGGTCGTCGGCTTCGAGAGCACGCACGAGCAGGAGCGGGGCGACTTCGAGGCCGACATGGCGGTGATGACCGCCGAGGTCGAGCGTCGCCACGCCCAGCGGCCCTTCGACCTCGTCCACGCGCAGTACGGCTACCCCACCGGCTTCGCCGCCCTCCGCGTCGCCCGCAAGCTGGGCCTGCCCGCGGTCGTCAGCATCCAGGGCGGCGATGGCCACTGGGTGGGGGAGTGCTGCGCGACGCACCGCGTCGCGATGCGGCGCGTCTGCACGCAGAGCGACGCCGTCATCATCGGCAGCGACGGCTTCGCCCGAACGGTCGCGGATCGGCTCGACGTGCCGCGCTCCGGCTTCACCGTCGTGCCGGGCGCCGTCGACACCGACCGGTTCCACCCGCGGCCGGGACGGGCGCCCGGCGCGGCGTCCTCGCCGGTCCGCCTGCTCTACCACGGCCGCGTCGACCGCCGGAAGGGCGTGATCGAGCTGCTGGACGCCTTCGACCGGCTGCGCGCAGACGGCCGCAACGTGGTCCTCCGCGTCAGCGGGATCGGCCCCGACCAGGAGGAGGTCGCCGCGCGGTGCGCCGGCACGCCCGGGGCCACCGCCACCGGCGCGGCCGCGTACGCCCAAGCCCCGGCCGTCTACCGCGAGGCCGACCTCTTCGTCAGCCCCACGCACGCCGAGGGCTTCAGCAACACCATCCTCGAGGCGATGGCCACCGGCCTGCCGATCGTCAGCTGCGAGACCACCGGCGTGGTCGACTGCCTGAAGGACGGCCGCGACTCCCTCCTGGTGCCCGTGTCGGACGTCCCCGCGCTGGCCGCCGCGATCGGGCGCCTGCTTGACGACGCCCCGCTCCGCGAGCGGCTCGCCGCGGCCGCGCTCGGGCGCGTCCGCGAGAACTTCGCCTGGCCCGTGATCGCCGGCGCGATCGAGCGGGTGTACGAGGCGGTCCTCGCGTCGCCGCCCCGCGACGCCTTCGATGAACTCGAAGGCGAGCCGGAGCCCTGCGTCTACCGGGCGAAGCCTCACCTGCTGTGA
- a CDS encoding prepilin-type N-terminal cleavage/methylation domain-containing protein, translating into MTRSSRSGFTLIELLVVISIIALLIGILLPALGAARDTAQNLKCLANVRSLGQAGYTFATDHKQHIQTITDHNSVINTRWAQYNDFRSDPAGRFVKDWASALVPYLGGATSETFLNTDPQVSRIFVCPKDPDMEQQQPGHRLVINTVADANGNEFDPISYGVNADIAAIPTADGTRGQVGFGQIIAAYAEVNGTPTLKGTLGGNLDNVTAPSETLLYGDYGTRPFTNSGGNPVQWNDSTYFSTLFLNVGGTLDAMAQFSYLSDGLPSKDVTTRSADVSENDRHNGALNVAFVDGHGSSVPRSDFDSVRVSPWDF; encoded by the coding sequence ATGACCCGCTCCTCCCGCTCCGGCTTCACGCTCATCGAGCTTCTGGTGGTGATCTCGATCATCGCCCTGCTGATCGGAATCCTCCTTCCCGCGCTGGGTGCGGCCCGCGACACGGCGCAGAACCTCAAGTGCCTCGCGAACGTGCGTTCGCTCGGGCAGGCGGGCTACACCTTCGCCACGGACCACAAGCAGCACATCCAGACGATCACCGACCACAACAGCGTGATCAACACGCGGTGGGCCCAGTACAACGACTTCCGCTCCGATCCCGCGGGTCGCTTCGTGAAGGACTGGGCCTCGGCCCTGGTTCCCTACCTCGGCGGCGCCACCTCGGAGACCTTCCTCAACACCGACCCGCAGGTGTCCCGGATCTTCGTGTGCCCGAAGGACCCGGACATGGAGCAGCAGCAGCCCGGGCACCGTCTCGTCATCAACACCGTGGCCGACGCGAACGGCAACGAGTTCGACCCCATCTCCTATGGAGTCAACGCGGACATCGCCGCCATCCCCACCGCCGACGGGACGCGGGGTCAGGTCGGCTTCGGGCAGATCATCGCGGCGTACGCCGAGGTCAACGGCACGCCGACGCTCAAGGGCACCCTCGGCGGCAACCTCGACAACGTGACCGCGCCCAGCGAGACACTCCTCTACGGCGACTACGGCACGCGGCCGTTCACCAACTCCGGCGGGAACCCCGTGCAGTGGAACGACTCCACGTACTTCTCGACGCTGTTCCTCAACGTCGGCGGGACGCTCGACGCGATGGCTCAGTTCTCGTACCTCTCCGACGGGCTCCCCTCCAAGGACGTGACGACCCGGAGCGCCGACGTGAGCGAGAACGACCGCCACAACGGTGCGCTCAACGTCGCCTTCGTCGACGGCCACGGCAGCAGCGTGCCGCGCAGCGACTTCGACTCCGTCCGCGTCTCCCCCTGGGACTTCTGA
- a CDS encoding LacI family DNA-binding transcriptional regulator, with protein sequence MRNAPGTTSRKRVGIRDIAASAGVSTATVSMVLNDNPKISDATRDRVRAEIDRSGYQPNRIAQSLSGKYTRVIGILLPELRHTLADPYFGEVISGVCDRAAQLGHKVTLESARPDFIRERKHLELFERRFVDGVLCIGFDDRHNFLGDFSAAGHPMLVVNNRFDGLGEATGVVLCDYAAGAERALAYLDQLGHRRVGMVYGSRDVHTSRLLVDAFEKRHHAFDPSLLEEGRFAEDPGQAAAAALLDRHPDLTALFCGNDKMALGAVRELTDRGLRVPEDVSVIGFDDLPYARFMNPALSTVHLPFYEVGDLACERLVERIRGRKKPVDETLPTRLVIRESTGRATPRRR encoded by the coding sequence ATGCGAAACGCTCCAGGCACCACCTCCCGCAAGCGGGTCGGCATCCGCGACATCGCCGCCAGCGCCGGCGTCTCCACGGCCACCGTGTCGATGGTGCTCAACGACAACCCGAAGATCTCCGACGCGACCCGCGACCGGGTGCGGGCGGAGATCGATCGGTCGGGCTACCAGCCCAACCGGATCGCCCAGTCGCTCTCGGGCAAGTACACGCGGGTGATCGGCATCCTGCTGCCCGAGCTTCGGCACACGCTGGCGGACCCCTACTTCGGCGAGGTCATCTCCGGCGTGTGCGACCGTGCGGCGCAGCTGGGCCACAAGGTGACGCTGGAGAGCGCGCGACCGGACTTCATCCGCGAGCGGAAGCACCTGGAGCTGTTCGAACGGCGCTTCGTCGATGGCGTGCTGTGCATCGGCTTCGACGACCGACACAACTTCCTGGGCGACTTCTCGGCGGCGGGGCACCCGATGCTGGTGGTCAACAACCGCTTCGACGGGCTCGGCGAGGCGACCGGCGTCGTGCTCTGCGACTACGCCGCGGGGGCGGAGCGGGCGCTCGCGTACCTCGACCAGCTGGGCCACCGGCGCGTCGGGATGGTCTACGGCAGCCGCGACGTCCACACCTCGCGCCTGCTCGTCGACGCCTTCGAGAAGCGGCACCACGCCTTCGACCCGTCGCTGCTGGAGGAGGGCCGCTTCGCCGAGGACCCGGGGCAGGCCGCCGCCGCCGCCCTGCTCGATCGGCACCCGGACCTCACCGCCCTGTTCTGCGGCAACGACAAGATGGCGCTCGGGGCGGTCCGCGAGCTGACCGACCGCGGCTTGCGCGTGCCCGAGGACGTCTCGGTGATCGGCTTCGACGACCTGCCCTACGCCCGCTTCATGAACCCCGCACTCTCGACGGTCCACTTGCCCTTCTACGAGGTGGGCGACCTCGCCTGCGAGCGACTGGTCGAGCGGATCCGCGGCCGCAAGAAGCCGGTCGACGAGACGCTGCCGACCCGCCTGGTCATCCGCGAATCCACCGGCCGCGCCACCCCCCGGCGCCGCTGA
- a CDS encoding alpha-amylase family glycosyl hydrolase, with translation MRVLPVLLAAVLLAVPSAADPVVFSLDVAGFEHKPRTVAVAGDFNAWSADADPMAPDGGAPNRWSATVDLPPGLTRYKFVIDGSRWIADPTAERGEPDGQGGTNSVVLVGGEAALAASTHRFELDARGWDDKPLTVNLAGAFNGWSKTHTPMQEVAPGVFEVSVALPDGIHPYKFVVDGDRWVNDEKHSDESLEESDGNGGVNSAVLIGFDARALPAPKPDHLSVEAMSHRSGDFLHLSVASPGLVLLGVDTQAGDAERVRVHTRTGGGDWSTHELAKQQTKLGLTTFGGLVRLGGPADAGDAREDLELSYVFEAVDGDARAFLGAGGVAGGLDAAEPFATELTPGFQTPEWAKDAVWYQVFVERFRNGNPANDPGAYPYENLLPWTSDWWETHTAFGEAAGEENFYEGAGNVWARRYGGDIQGLQEALPYLKELGITALYLNPIFEADSMHKYDTADFRHVDDNFGILAEKRFEQVAGETDDPATWKITPSDRVFLDFLEVAHAQGFKVVIDGVFNHTGTAHPFFQDVLMHGPESEYADWFEVTDWGDPANWGKPEMAGEPGGIQYNAWDGPSGALPVFKNDPQTGLAPGPREHIFAITKRWLDPDGDGDPSDGVDGWRLDVPGDIAHPFWIDWRKVVKDVNPDAYIVGEIWPWAHPWLQGDQFDAVMNYQFAMPATDFFADVENPMPPSVFAERMLRVAYGYPMQVALAQQNLYGSHDTDRLASMFVNTDRPYDGMNRIQDSDPSYDKRKPDAEEWARMRQAVVFQHAFLGAPMTYYGDEAGMWGPDDPSNRAPMVWPDAGTFEQEGVGFDPEMYAFFRRVIAIRQHLPALQRGAFNVVLADDDAGVFAFERVLGDERVVVVHNRSGRARDVEVPVDAERVLDLLDPATASVPAPDLADPQRPELEVRGDGPVLRASGGEATVRLPAWGSAILVAP, from the coding sequence ATGCGTGTTCTCCCTGTCCTCCTCGCCGCTGTCTTGCTCGCGGTGCCCTCGGCGGCCGATCCGGTCGTCTTCTCCCTCGACGTCGCCGGCTTCGAGCACAAGCCGCGGACCGTTGCCGTCGCGGGCGATTTCAACGCGTGGTCCGCGGATGCGGACCCGATGGCGCCCGACGGCGGCGCGCCCAACCGCTGGTCGGCGACGGTGGACCTGCCGCCGGGCCTGACCCGGTACAAGTTCGTGATCGACGGCAGCCGCTGGATCGCCGACCCGACGGCGGAGCGGGGCGAGCCCGACGGCCAGGGTGGCACCAACTCGGTCGTGCTCGTCGGCGGCGAGGCGGCGCTCGCGGCGAGCACGCACCGCTTCGAGCTGGACGCCCGCGGCTGGGACGACAAGCCCTTGACCGTGAACCTCGCCGGCGCGTTCAACGGCTGGAGCAAGACCCACACGCCGATGCAGGAGGTGGCTCCGGGTGTCTTCGAGGTGAGCGTGGCGCTGCCGGATGGGATCCACCCGTACAAGTTCGTCGTCGACGGCGACCGCTGGGTGAACGACGAGAAGCACAGCGACGAGAGCCTGGAGGAGAGCGACGGCAACGGCGGCGTGAACTCCGCCGTGCTCATCGGCTTCGACGCCCGGGCGCTGCCCGCGCCCAAGCCGGACCACCTCAGCGTCGAGGCGATGAGCCACCGGTCCGGGGACTTCCTGCACCTCAGCGTCGCCTCACCGGGGCTCGTGCTGCTGGGCGTGGACACGCAGGCGGGCGACGCCGAGCGGGTGCGCGTCCACACGCGGACCGGCGGCGGCGACTGGTCGACGCACGAGCTCGCGAAGCAGCAGACCAAGTTGGGGCTCACGACCTTCGGCGGGCTCGTGCGGCTGGGCGGACCCGCCGACGCGGGCGACGCGCGTGAGGACCTGGAGCTGAGCTACGTCTTCGAGGCCGTCGACGGCGACGCCCGGGCGTTCCTCGGCGCCGGCGGCGTGGCGGGCGGGCTCGACGCGGCGGAGCCGTTCGCCACCGAGCTGACGCCGGGCTTCCAGACGCCCGAGTGGGCGAAGGACGCCGTCTGGTACCAGGTCTTCGTCGAGCGCTTCCGCAACGGCAACCCCGCCAACGACCCCGGCGCCTACCCCTACGAGAACCTGCTGCCGTGGACCAGCGACTGGTGGGAGACGCACACCGCCTTCGGCGAGGCGGCCGGCGAGGAGAACTTCTACGAGGGCGCCGGCAACGTGTGGGCCCGCCGCTACGGCGGCGACATCCAGGGCCTGCAGGAGGCGCTGCCGTACCTGAAGGAGCTCGGCATCACCGCCCTGTACCTCAACCCGATCTTCGAGGCCGACTCGATGCACAAGTACGACACGGCGGACTTCCGCCACGTCGACGACAACTTCGGGATCCTCGCAGAGAAGCGCTTCGAGCAGGTGGCCGGCGAGACCGACGACCCGGCGACGTGGAAGATCACGCCGTCGGATCGGGTGTTCCTCGACTTCCTGGAGGTCGCCCACGCCCAGGGCTTCAAGGTCGTCATCGACGGCGTGTTCAACCACACCGGCACCGCGCACCCCTTCTTCCAGGACGTGCTCATGCACGGCCCCGAGTCGGAGTACGCCGACTGGTTCGAGGTCACCGACTGGGGCGACCCCGCGAACTGGGGCAAGCCGGAGATGGCCGGCGAGCCCGGCGGCATCCAGTACAACGCCTGGGACGGGCCCAGCGGCGCGCTGCCGGTGTTCAAGAACGACCCGCAGACCGGCTTGGCGCCGGGGCCGCGCGAGCACATCTTCGCGATCACGAAGCGGTGGCTGGATCCCGACGGCGACGGCGACCCCAGCGACGGCGTAGACGGCTGGCGGCTCGACGTGCCCGGCGACATCGCCCACCCCTTCTGGATCGACTGGCGGAAGGTCGTGAAGGATGTCAACCCCGACGCCTACATCGTCGGCGAGATCTGGCCCTGGGCCCACCCCTGGCTCCAGGGCGATCAATTCGACGCGGTCATGAACTACCAGTTCGCGATGCCCGCGACCGACTTCTTCGCCGACGTGGAGAACCCGATGCCGCCGAGCGTCTTCGCCGAGCGGATGCTCCGCGTGGCGTACGGCTACCCCATGCAGGTCGCGCTCGCGCAGCAGAACCTCTACGGCAGCCACGACACCGACCGCTTGGCGTCGATGTTCGTGAACACGGACCGTCCCTACGACGGGATGAACCGGATCCAGGACTCGGACCCGAGCTACGACAAGCGGAAGCCCGACGCCGAGGAGTGGGCGCGGATGCGGCAGGCGGTCGTCTTCCAGCACGCCTTCCTCGGGGCGCCGATGACCTACTACGGCGACGAGGCCGGGATGTGGGGCCCGGACGACCCGAGCAACCGGGCGCCGATGGTGTGGCCGGACGCGGGCACCTTCGAGCAGGAAGGCGTGGGCTTCGACCCGGAGATGTACGCCTTCTTCCGCCGCGTCATCGCGATCCGCCAGCACCTGCCGGCGCTGCAGCGGGGCGCCTTCAACGTGGTGCTCGCCGACGACGACGCCGGCGTGTTCGCCTTCGAGCGGGTGCTCGGAGACGAGCGGGTCGTGGTGGTCCACAACCGCAGCGGGCGGGCCCGCGACGTGGAGGTGCCGGTGGACGCCGAGCGGGTGCTCGACCTGCTGGACCCGGCGACGGCTTCGGTGCCCGCGCCGGATCTCGCGGACCCGCAGCGGCCGGAGCTGGAGGTCCGCGGCGACGGCCCGGTGCTGCGGGCGAGCGGCGGCGAAGCCACCGTGCGGCTGCCCGCCTGGGGCAGCGCGATCCTCGTCGCTCCATGA
- a CDS encoding MBL fold metallo-hydrolase has translation MLSPYVCENCGFWQKRPAEPVACPVCEDYRHPLPPGGYAFATPAQVDARQAVSWDEPLPGVTRFTTTPSIGIGSSGYLIETPGGNAHFDGCGWYDEAALDHLQARGGVAFLAASHAHVYGGLWRVADRFEPRAVFQAEALPWCQAFSVTLPFDEAWELAPGFALHRTAGHTPDHTVLHDAVNGRLYCGDALKFTFPEQGQTVGVAETISTHKAYDAHIPITHGDARRYRDLFASLDFDAVITPWEVVTSGGKAAAMALLDAQLAGDPSADPFPIPEPAPNA, from the coding sequence GTGCTGAGCCCCTACGTCTGCGAGAACTGCGGCTTCTGGCAGAAGCGTCCCGCCGAGCCGGTCGCCTGCCCGGTCTGCGAGGACTACCGGCACCCGCTGCCGCCCGGCGGCTACGCCTTCGCCACGCCGGCGCAGGTTGACGCGCGGCAGGCCGTGTCCTGGGACGAGCCGCTGCCCGGCGTCACCCGCTTCACCACGACCCCGTCGATCGGAATCGGTAGCAGCGGCTACCTCATCGAGACGCCCGGAGGCAACGCGCACTTCGACGGCTGCGGCTGGTACGACGAGGCGGCGCTGGACCACCTCCAGGCGCGCGGAGGCGTCGCGTTCCTCGCCGCGAGCCACGCGCACGTGTACGGCGGCCTCTGGCGGGTGGCCGACCGCTTCGAGCCGCGGGCCGTCTTCCAGGCGGAGGCGTTGCCGTGGTGCCAGGCGTTCTCGGTGACCCTCCCCTTCGACGAGGCGTGGGAGCTGGCGCCCGGCTTCGCCCTCCACCGGACCGCCGGCCACACCCCCGACCACACCGTCCTCCACGACGCCGTCAACGGCCGCCTGTACTGCGGCGACGCGCTCAAGTTCACCTTCCCCGAGCAGGGGCAGACGGTGGGCGTGGCCGAGACGATCTCGACGCACAAGGCCTATGACGCGCACATCCCGATCACCCACGGCGACGCCCGCCGCTACCGCGACCTCTTCGCCTCCCTGGACTTCGACGCCGTCATCACGCCCTGGGAGGTCGTGACCTCCGGCGGCAAAGCCGCGGCGATGGCCCTGCTCGACGCCCAGCTGGCGGGCGATCCCTCCGCCGACCCCTTCCCGATCCCCGAACCCGCACCGAATGCCTGA
- a CDS encoding YcaO-like family protein, with protein sequence MPDLQTTLDRLRRLAPEARSFEFAITPLDVTGVPVWSVTQWQEDGEMINGIGYGPSDTRALVGTWAELLEQTAAHRAGAALQRRVASLHGLRAEGLDAVDPRRLRLPAGTAWDEHRELTWVKVRRHVDGVAWADQPEAWIPVEAAVTHTYDLRLAEGERPLYQPVSNGNGAGDTYERALGHGLLELVQRDGNSAGYRALDRGIRVDLDRVEDPISRNLLTTLDKLGIEVIVKLADTNLGMTNLYVVGHERDPAACPHPVMLSGCGEAAHPDREAALQKALLEFCASRVRKFFSHGPLDRMEHLFPDGYLAAFRANPATVEESRSFEGVRDLVNLTAEETMALLEPTIFRVEATVRFSELPTVEPARVDTPEKLLDEVLARYAAEGLDVFHLDCLPDGPTGLAACKAIVPEMEVETVTYHRIGARNLDRLVGRGSDLAGYGRPPAGARPVPLPDGRDAWLATPKLDERMEPLYALYREPEVHAIALAEEPS encoded by the coding sequence ATGCCTGACCTCCAGACCACCCTCGACCGCCTCCGCCGCCTCGCGCCCGAAGCGAGGAGCTTCGAGTTCGCGATCACGCCGCTCGACGTCACCGGTGTGCCCGTCTGGAGCGTCACGCAGTGGCAGGAGGACGGCGAGATGATCAACGGCATCGGCTACGGGCCCAGCGACACGCGGGCGCTGGTGGGCACGTGGGCCGAGCTCCTGGAGCAGACCGCGGCGCACCGCGCCGGGGCTGCGCTGCAGCGGCGCGTCGCGAGCCTGCACGGCCTGCGGGCCGAAGGCCTCGACGCCGTGGATCCCCGCCGCCTGCGGCTGCCCGCCGGCACCGCGTGGGACGAGCACCGCGAGCTGACGTGGGTGAAGGTCCGCCGGCACGTCGACGGCGTCGCTTGGGCCGACCAGCCCGAGGCCTGGATCCCGGTGGAAGCCGCCGTCACCCACACCTACGACCTCCGGCTCGCCGAGGGCGAGCGGCCGCTGTACCAGCCGGTCAGCAACGGCAACGGCGCCGGGGACACCTACGAGCGGGCGCTCGGCCACGGGCTCCTCGAGCTCGTGCAGCGCGACGGCAACTCCGCCGGCTACCGCGCCCTGGACCGCGGCATCCGCGTGGATCTCGACCGCGTGGAGGATCCGATCAGCCGCAATCTGCTGACGACGCTCGACAAACTCGGCATCGAGGTCATCGTCAAGCTCGCCGACACGAACCTGGGCATGACCAACCTGTACGTGGTGGGGCACGAGCGGGACCCCGCGGCGTGCCCGCACCCGGTGATGCTCTCGGGCTGTGGCGAGGCGGCGCACCCCGATCGCGAGGCCGCGCTGCAGAAGGCGCTGCTGGAGTTTTGTGCCAGCCGGGTGCGGAAGTTCTTCAGCCACGGTCCGCTCGACCGGATGGAGCACCTCTTCCCCGACGGCTACCTCGCCGCGTTCCGGGCGAACCCCGCGACGGTCGAAGAGTCCCGCAGCTTCGAGGGCGTGCGCGACCTCGTGAACCTCACCGCCGAGGAGACGATGGCGCTGCTGGAACCGACGATCTTCCGCGTGGAGGCGACGGTCCGCTTCAGCGAGCTGCCGACCGTCGAGCCCGCACGGGTCGACACGCCCGAGAAGCTGCTCGACGAGGTGCTGGCGCGGTACGCCGCGGAAGGCCTGGACGTCTTCCACCTGGACTGCCTGCCCGACGGTCCGACCGGCCTCGCCGCGTGCAAGGCGATCGTGCCGGAGATGGAGGTCGAGACGGTGACGTACCACCGCATCGGCGCCCGCAACCTCGACCGGCTCGTCGGCCGCGGCAGCGACCTGGCCGGCTACGGCCGGCCGCCCGCCGGCGCCCGGCCCGTGCCGCTGCCCGACGGCCGCGACGCGTGGCTGGCAACGCCCAAGCTCGACGAGCGGATGGAGCCGCTGTACGCGCTCTACCGCGAGCCGGAGGTGCACGCCATCGCCCTCGCGGAGGAGCCTTCATGA
- a CDS encoding PIG-L deacetylase family protein has product MTRSAVFLSPHLDDAAFSAGSTLAQLVADGWRVDLVTVFTRSVPDPAGFALACQLDKGLPADADYLALRRREDLAAAARLGLARDRVHHLDLPEAPHRGYGSAAELFAGVRPADRGTEAAVSAAIRGFCGADRVYLPHGLGNHADHLHVIAAARSAVPPGRRLHWLDTPYVLRCGVAERTRGEAVPARPAALAAKLDACAAYTTQLGFQFGGEAAMRETLSELPERFVAGA; this is encoded by the coding sequence GTGACCCGCTCCGCCGTCTTCCTCTCGCCCCACCTCGACGACGCGGCCTTCTCCGCGGGCTCCACCCTCGCGCAGCTCGTCGCCGACGGCTGGCGCGTCGACCTGGTCACCGTCTTCACGCGCAGCGTTCCGGACCCGGCCGGGTTCGCCCTCGCCTGCCAGCTGGACAAGGGCCTGCCGGCGGACGCCGACTACCTCGCCCTCCGCCGGAGGGAAGACCTCGCCGCCGCCGCCCGCCTCGGCCTCGCCCGCGACCGCGTCCACCACCTCGACCTGCCCGAGGCGCCTCACCGCGGCTACGGGAGCGCTGCGGAGCTCTTCGCCGGCGTGCGGCCCGCGGACCGCGGCACCGAGGCCGCCGTTTCGGCCGCGATCCGCGGATTCTGCGGGGCCGACCGCGTGTACCTTCCGCACGGCCTGGGCAACCACGCCGATCACCTGCACGTCATCGCCGCGGCCCGATCGGCCGTCCCGCCGGGGCGCCGCCTCCACTGGCTCGACACCCCGTACGTGCTGCGCTGCGGCGTGGCCGAACGCACCCGCGGCGAGGCCGTGCCGGCGCGGCCCGCCGCGCTCGCGGCGAAGCTCGACGCCTGCGCCGCCTACACGACCCAGCTCGGCTTCCAGTTCGGCGGCGAGGCGGCGATGCGGGAGACGCTGTCCGAGCTGCCCGAACGCTTCGTCGCCGGCGCCTGA